In Sphingomonas panacisoli, one genomic interval encodes:
- a CDS encoding glycoside hydrolase family 130 protein — MALLKHSKVHLAPDASRTVIRPFDPQYPSSFADQGSRTERIVEAVMAMSPDALAADRERVVAPLRHRHRDLKNILLRRYEEIAKIVPAAAKADDETKLVLGAYFSEEYSFEAAALFNPSMVPHPRQEDVPDGAVRILLSLRGIGEGHVSSVTFRTGHWSRKDGFVIDKAARNAVSPRIDDADIPGDNITRIICEDSRDPSESVLFPVTESQRQGIEDLRLCCFVNDDGTVDHLGTYTAFDGRATRSEMLRGFSWREFEMQPLKGAAAENSKGMALFPRKIDGRYAMLGRQDNESIWLMFSDDLYTWEGGDKLISPKFSWELCQMGNCGSPIELDEGWLVITHGVGLVRNYSMGAALLDKQDPSKILARTAEPILSPSSKERDGYVPNVVYSCGAMVHDRTLLLPYGIADNFAAFATCEVDELLKVMK; from the coding sequence ATGGCGCTGCTGAAGCATTCGAAGGTTCATCTCGCGCCCGATGCGAGCCGCACCGTGATCCGGCCGTTCGATCCGCAATATCCGTCGAGTTTCGCCGACCAGGGATCGCGCACCGAACGCATTGTCGAGGCGGTCATGGCGATGTCGCCCGATGCGCTCGCCGCCGATCGCGAGCGCGTGGTCGCGCCGCTGCGGCATCGCCACCGCGACCTCAAGAATATCCTGCTGCGCCGCTATGAGGAGATCGCCAAGATCGTGCCGGCCGCGGCCAAGGCGGACGACGAAACCAAACTCGTGCTCGGCGCCTATTTCAGCGAGGAATATTCGTTCGAGGCCGCCGCTTTGTTCAACCCCAGCATGGTCCCCCACCCGCGCCAGGAGGACGTGCCCGACGGCGCCGTCCGCATCCTGCTATCGCTGCGCGGGATCGGCGAAGGGCACGTGTCGTCGGTCACCTTCCGCACCGGCCATTGGAGCAGGAAGGACGGGTTCGTCATCGACAAGGCGGCACGCAACGCCGTGTCGCCGCGGATCGACGATGCCGACATCCCCGGAGACAACATTACCCGGATCATTTGCGAGGACAGCCGCGATCCGTCCGAAAGCGTCCTCTTCCCGGTCACCGAAAGCCAGCGCCAGGGGATCGAGGATCTGCGCCTGTGCTGCTTCGTCAACGACGACGGCACGGTCGATCATCTCGGCACCTACACCGCGTTCGACGGCCGCGCGACGCGATCGGAGATGCTGCGCGGGTTCAGCTGGCGCGAGTTCGAGATGCAGCCGCTGAAAGGCGCGGCCGCCGAGAACAGCAAGGGCATGGCGCTGTTTCCGCGCAAGATCGACGGGCGCTACGCGATGCTCGGGCGGCAGGACAATGAAAGCATCTGGCTGATGTTCTCCGACGACCTCTACACCTGGGAAGGCGGCGACAAGCTGATCAGCCCGAAATTCTCCTGGGAATTGTGCCAGATGGGCAATTGCGGGTCGCCGATCGAACTCGACGAAGGCTGGCTGGTCATTACGCATGGCGTCGGGCTGGTGCGCAATTACTCGATGGGTGCGGCGTTGCTCGACAAGCAAGACCCGTCGAAGATTCTCGCCCGCACCGCCGAACCGATCCTCAGCCCGTCGTCCAAAGAACGCGACGGCTATGTCCCGAATGTCGTTTATAGTTGCGGCGCGATGGTCCATGACCGGACATTGTTGTTGCCCTATGGCATCGCCGACAATTTCGCCGCGTTCGCGACATGCGAAGTGGACGAACTTCTCAAGGTGATGAAATAA